The following are encoded together in the Planctobacterium marinum genome:
- a CDS encoding AzlC family ABC transporter permease, which produces MEYNDPLNAQQPAASTKLQTFGQGAMVSLPLVLAALPFAIVYGALGEALNMSFWTVIAISMFVFAGASQFIALNLMAIGAQHPIIIFTVFLVNLRHTLYAMTLMPYFKSCNFWQKMTLGFSLTDETFAVVVNQTTKNTTHIGWFYAGSALLMYLNWIVWSAVGFAVGAQFPQLQHYGLDVAMVVAFTGIVVASLKTTSHWLCMIAAGISAVFTIDWPYQTGLLFSTFFAISVGVISSRFQKGDDEILNEVSIND; this is translated from the coding sequence ATGGAATACAACGATCCTTTAAACGCTCAGCAGCCGGCAGCCAGTACTAAGCTGCAAACATTTGGACAAGGCGCCATGGTGAGCCTGCCACTGGTGTTAGCCGCCCTGCCCTTTGCAATCGTATACGGGGCGCTGGGCGAAGCCTTGAACATGAGTTTTTGGACAGTCATTGCCATATCCATGTTTGTATTCGCCGGAGCCTCACAATTCATCGCCCTTAACTTAATGGCTATCGGGGCGCAGCATCCCATCATCATCTTCACCGTTTTCTTGGTAAATCTGCGTCACACGCTCTATGCCATGACGCTGATGCCTTATTTTAAATCCTGCAATTTTTGGCAAAAAATGACGCTGGGGTTTTCTCTTACTGATGAAACGTTTGCCGTGGTAGTCAACCAAACCACCAAAAACACCACCCACATCGGATGGTTCTACGCCGGCTCGGCACTGCTGATGTACTTAAACTGGATAGTGTGGAGTGCAGTGGGTTTTGCCGTAGGAGCCCAATTTCCGCAACTACAACATTATGGCCTTGATGTGGCCATGGTTGTGGCATTCACCGGTATCGTGGTGGCATCACTAAAAACCACTAGCCATTGGCTATGTATGATTGCCGCCGGGATCAGTGCGGTTTTCACCATTGATTGGCCCTATCAAACAGGACTGTTGTTTTCTACTTTTTTTGCAATTTCGGTTGGTGTGATAAGCAGTCGTTTTCAAAAAGGCGATGATGAAATATTAAATGAGGTAAGTATCAATGACTGA
- a CDS encoding AraC family transcriptional regulator gives MASAIVNFVLLVNQDLLHACLTFINARNTVAQTSSKEQANYRFVKELDNLPLLSARFKKQCFSRHAHEGYCIGVIEQGAQRFYRSGGNHIASENCIILVNADQIHDGQTATDCGWQYKAIYPVDSMLSNVLGNFSNKGALPLFKEPVVSDRLLAQQFRQFFNLATASDNCLEVQTSYFHVISELIAKHASGVINPIHAYSDKKSARQVCEYIMANLAESISTETLSAITGLNPYYLIRSFQKTMGLPPHAWQNQQRLLKATELLKSGLSATESGIAVGFNDQSHFNRHFLRMWGTTPGRFQKAWRDNTSISHLS, from the coding sequence ATGGCATCTGCAATAGTCAATTTTGTACTATTGGTGAATCAGGATTTGTTGCATGCTTGTCTAACCTTTATCAACGCGAGAAACACTGTGGCTCAAACATCCTCTAAAGAGCAAGCCAACTATCGATTCGTCAAAGAACTCGATAATCTGCCGCTATTAAGTGCCCGCTTTAAAAAACAGTGCTTTTCTCGCCATGCGCATGAAGGCTATTGCATTGGTGTGATTGAGCAAGGCGCGCAGCGCTTTTATCGCAGCGGCGGAAACCACATCGCCAGTGAAAACTGCATTATTTTGGTTAATGCCGACCAGATCCACGATGGTCAAACGGCCACTGACTGTGGCTGGCAATACAAAGCGATTTACCCGGTAGATAGTATGTTAAGCAATGTGCTGGGTAATTTTAGCAATAAAGGTGCCCTGCCCTTGTTTAAAGAGCCTGTGGTTTCTGACCGATTGCTGGCGCAGCAATTCAGACAATTTTTCAATTTAGCTACCGCCAGCGATAATTGCCTCGAAGTGCAAACCAGTTACTTTCATGTCATCAGCGAGTTGATTGCAAAACATGCATCAGGTGTGATCAATCCAATTCATGCTTATTCCGACAAAAAGTCAGCGCGGCAAGTTTGCGAGTACATTATGGCGAACCTGGCAGAATCTATTTCCACTGAAACCTTGTCAGCCATAACTGGACTCAATCCCTATTATTTAATCCGCTCTTTCCAGAAAACCATGGGATTGCCACCTCACGCCTGGCAAAACCAGCAGCGCCTGTTAAAAGCTACGGAGCTGTTAAAGTCGGGATTGAGTGCCACTGAATCGGGTATCGCGGTGGGATTTAATGATCAAAGCCACTTTAACCGACACTTTTTGCGCATGTGGGGAACAACACCGGGCAGGTTTCAAAAGGCCTGGCGCGATAACACATCGATTTCACATTTGAGTTAA
- the gltX gene encoding glutamate--tRNA ligase: MTVATRFAPSPTGYLHVGGARTALYSWLYTKNKGGKFVLRIEDTDIERSTQEAIDAILEGMQWLGLDWDDGPYYQTKRFDRYKELIQQLLDEGKAYKCFMPAAELDKIREEQMAKGEKPRYPGMWRDRTDHPEGQPFVIRFKNPLEGKVVINDHIRGTIEIANSELDDLIIQRSDGTPTYNFCVVVDDWDMGITHVVRGEDHINNTPRQINILEALGAPVPEYAHVSMILGDDGKKLSKRHGAVSVMQYRDDGYLPQALLNYLVRLGWSHGDQEIFSREEMIELFNLDAISPSASAFNTDKLIWLNQHYMKSLPASEVAEHLKWHFEQLNVDVNDGPSLEAVIAIQAERVKTLKELAEISQYFYQEYEEFDAGAAKKHLRPVAKEALQLVATKLAAVKEWDPENIQAAINGTAEELGVGMGKVGMPLRVAVTGSGNSPSLDVTLNLLKKQQIAQRIDKALKFIADRENN; the protein is encoded by the coding sequence ATGACAGTAGCTACGCGCTTTGCGCCCAGTCCCACCGGATACTTGCACGTTGGCGGTGCCAGAACCGCTTTGTACTCTTGGTTATACACCAAAAACAAGGGTGGTAAATTCGTCTTACGCATTGAAGACACTGACATTGAACGCTCAACTCAAGAAGCGATTGACGCGATTCTTGAGGGGATGCAATGGCTGGGATTGGATTGGGATGATGGCCCCTATTACCAAACCAAACGCTTTGACCGCTATAAAGAGTTAATTCAACAACTGCTGGATGAAGGTAAAGCCTACAAGTGTTTTATGCCAGCAGCCGAGTTAGACAAAATTCGTGAAGAACAAATGGCCAAAGGCGAAAAACCGCGCTATCCGGGTATGTGGCGAGACCGCACTGATCATCCGGAAGGGCAGCCTTTTGTTATTCGTTTTAAGAATCCACTGGAAGGCAAAGTGGTTATCAATGATCACATTCGCGGTACGATTGAAATCGCCAACAGTGAATTGGACGATCTGATTATTCAGCGCAGTGACGGCACACCTACCTATAATTTTTGTGTAGTAGTGGATGACTGGGATATGGGGATCACTCACGTGGTGCGCGGTGAGGATCATATCAACAATACACCTCGTCAGATTAACATCCTGGAAGCTTTGGGTGCGCCTGTTCCAGAATATGCCCACGTTTCTATGATATTGGGTGACGATGGTAAGAAGCTGTCTAAGCGCCATGGTGCAGTAAGTGTTATGCAATACCGCGATGACGGTTACTTGCCACAAGCACTGTTAAATTACCTGGTCAGACTGGGCTGGTCTCATGGCGATCAGGAAATCTTCAGCCGTGAAGAGATGATTGAATTGTTTAACCTGGATGCCATCTCGCCCTCAGCCTCAGCGTTTAATACCGACAAGCTAATCTGGTTGAATCAGCACTATATGAAGTCGTTGCCGGCATCAGAAGTGGCTGAGCATCTGAAGTGGCACTTTGAGCAACTCAACGTAGACGTAAACGATGGGCCATCGCTGGAAGCGGTTATCGCGATTCAAGCGGAAAGGGTAAAAACCTTAAAAGAGTTGGCTGAGATTAGTCAGTATTTCTATCAGGAATATGAGGAATTTGACGCTGGCGCCGCGAAAAAGCATTTGCGTCCGGTTGCCAAAGAAGCATTACAACTTGTTGCCACTAAATTGGCAGCGGTAAAAGAGTGGGATCCAGAAAATATTCAAGCAGCCATTAACGGTACTGCTGAAGAATTAGGCGTTGGTATGGGTAAAGTGGGCATGCCATTGCGTGTTGCTGTTACCGGCTCTGGAAATTCGCCATCGCTAGATGTGACTTTAAACCTGTTAAAAAAGCAGCAAATTGCACAACGAATCGACAAAGCGCTGAAATTTATAGCAGACAGAGAAAATAACTAA
- a CDS encoding VOC family protein — MASNPVGWFEIYVDDMQRAKAFYETVLQVSLEPLGDPTNESFEMQAFPSDMGQYGCSGALVHCEGFPAGNNSTLVYFACEDCAVEEARVAEAGGRVQRNKMSIGDYGFISLAFDTEGNMFGLHSQN, encoded by the coding sequence ATGGCGAGTAATCCTGTCGGTTGGTTTGAAATCTATGTAGATGATATGCAAAGAGCAAAAGCCTTTTATGAGACGGTACTGCAGGTTAGTTTAGAGCCTCTGGGCGACCCAACTAACGAAAGTTTTGAAATGCAGGCGTTTCCCTCAGATATGGGACAATATGGCTGCTCAGGCGCGCTGGTGCACTGTGAGGGTTTTCCTGCAGGTAATAATAGCACGCTGGTATATTTTGCCTGCGAGGATTGTGCCGTTGAAGAAGCCAGGGTTGCTGAAGCCGGAGGCAGGGTTCAGCGCAACAAAATGTCCATTGGTGATTATGGCTTTATTTCTTTGGCCTTTGATACTGAAGGCAATATGTTCGGTTTGCATTCCCAAAATTGA
- a CDS encoding agmatine deiminase family protein, with the protein MSSRRHFLKQLLVMGTLSGITKGSYATKADSTKWIMPDESHPHERTWMAFGASKKIWGSELLPRVQRDLALIANTIVNFEPVSMLVRAEEVRKARQLLDPKVEIVICELDDLWIRDTGPVFVLNEQGEKAAIDFNFNGWGNKQTHLADAKVAEFVINQLGVTGLPTRLVSEGGCIEVDGLGTAIMTESCTLNANRNPGIAKSRFEDLIAPILGVEKVIWLPGIRGMDITDGHTDFYARFAKPGVVLAGYEPDESHYDHQVTLRHLEILKSSTEVKGRKLQIILLEAPTNIRPRWLSDDFASGYIGYYVCNNAVIMQNFGDKRADAAAKSALQSVYPERTVVLLNVDGIAAGGGSIHCATQQEPALVT; encoded by the coding sequence ATGAGCTCAAGACGACACTTTCTAAAGCAGTTGCTGGTGATGGGCACACTTTCTGGTATTACAAAAGGGTCTTACGCTACAAAAGCGGATTCAACAAAATGGATAATGCCTGATGAATCTCACCCTCATGAGCGTACCTGGATGGCATTTGGTGCCAGCAAAAAAATATGGGGTAGCGAGTTGCTACCCAGAGTGCAACGAGACCTCGCACTTATTGCCAATACCATTGTGAATTTTGAGCCGGTATCTATGCTGGTGCGGGCCGAAGAAGTTCGCAAAGCAAGGCAATTACTGGATCCCAAAGTTGAAATTGTTATCTGTGAACTGGATGATTTATGGATCCGGGATACTGGTCCTGTTTTTGTACTCAACGAACAAGGGGAAAAAGCGGCTATTGATTTTAATTTTAATGGCTGGGGCAACAAACAAACCCACCTTGCAGATGCTAAAGTCGCTGAATTTGTGATTAATCAATTGGGTGTCACAGGCTTGCCTACGAGGCTAGTTTCGGAAGGGGGCTGCATTGAAGTGGATGGTCTGGGCACGGCAATTATGACGGAAAGTTGCACCCTAAACGCCAATCGCAATCCCGGTATAGCCAAATCCCGTTTTGAAGATTTAATCGCACCGATATTAGGGGTTGAGAAAGTCATTTGGTTACCGGGAATTCGAGGTATGGATATCACCGATGGCCATACTGACTTTTATGCCCGATTTGCTAAACCCGGGGTCGTGTTGGCGGGATATGAGCCTGATGAGTCTCACTACGATCATCAGGTTACCCTTCGTCATCTGGAAATTTTAAAAAGCAGCACCGAAGTAAAAGGGAGAAAACTGCAGATCATTCTATTGGAAGCACCAACAAACATTCGCCCTCGTTGGTTGAGTGATGACTTTGCTTCGGGTTACATCGGTTACTACGTCTGTAACAACGCGGTTATCATGCAAAATTTTGGCGATAAAAGGGCGGATGCCGCGGCGAAATCAGCGCTGCAGTCGGTTTATCCCGAGCGCACTGTGGTATTGCTCAATGTTGATGGTATCGCAGCCGGTGGCGGCAGTATTCACTGTGCCACCCAACAAGAGCCGGCGCTGGTAACTTGA
- a CDS encoding serine hydrolase domain-containing protein gives MNKSILLAISMFLFPGVPAAQQAPESTSHSQNLASFEQALINRYEWGQEQPRTWSIPERLQAHNVPGVALAIIEKNQVVYAKGYGERSALSVSSVDQNTLFSVGSVSKVANATLLLKLVDEGTLKLDTDVNNYLSSWKVPDSRYTRKHPVTLRHILSHTAGFNVHGFPDFLPGETLPDTLDTLNGKAPAKHRAVRVRFTPGSTMDYSGGGITVSQLVASTITKTNYVSLAKDKLFLPLEMSRSTFENPLPESISNVAFAHNDNGKPVALPRGYEAMPEMAASGLWTSASDLAKLVIAINNSYQSKNGFLSQALTKDMLSREQNSWYGLGPRINGEGDSFVFHHGGANNSYRAWIEGHPETGNGVVILTNGSNGHFVHQEIRNAIAQTRKWPVPSDGGFEEPELKN, from the coding sequence ATGAATAAATCCATACTGCTTGCAATCTCAATGTTTTTATTTCCCGGGGTTCCAGCCGCACAACAAGCGCCTGAGAGCACTTCGCACTCCCAAAACCTGGCGAGCTTTGAACAAGCCCTGATCAATCGTTATGAGTGGGGTCAAGAGCAACCACGAACCTGGAGCATTCCAGAGCGATTACAAGCTCATAATGTCCCCGGAGTGGCACTGGCAATTATCGAAAAAAATCAGGTTGTTTATGCTAAAGGCTATGGTGAGAGATCCGCACTATCAGTTTCATCAGTGGATCAAAACACCCTGTTTTCAGTAGGCTCAGTGAGCAAGGTTGCCAATGCTACCCTGCTTTTAAAATTAGTTGATGAAGGAACGCTTAAGCTTGATACCGACGTCAACAACTACCTCAGTAGCTGGAAAGTACCGGATTCACGATACACCCGCAAACACCCTGTCACGCTGCGCCATATTCTATCTCATACTGCGGGGTTTAATGTGCATGGTTTTCCTGATTTCCTGCCCGGCGAAACGTTACCAGATACGTTGGATACGCTAAATGGCAAAGCCCCAGCTAAACACCGTGCCGTTCGAGTCAGGTTCACACCGGGTAGCACCATGGACTACTCTGGTGGTGGCATCACCGTCAGTCAACTTGTAGCAAGTACGATCACCAAAACCAATTATGTGTCACTGGCAAAAGACAAATTGTTTTTACCACTTGAGATGAGCAGAAGTACTTTTGAAAATCCACTCCCCGAATCAATTAGCAACGTAGCATTTGCTCATAATGACAATGGCAAACCAGTTGCCCTGCCCAGAGGATATGAGGCAATGCCGGAGATGGCCGCTTCGGGTCTTTGGACCAGCGCTTCTGATCTCGCTAAATTGGTTATCGCCATTAACAACAGCTACCAATCTAAAAACGGTTTTTTATCTCAAGCATTAACCAAAGATATGTTGAGTCGTGAACAAAACAGTTGGTATGGTTTAGGACCTCGCATCAATGGCGAAGGCGACAGTTTTGTGTTTCACCATGGTGGTGCGAATAACAGTTATCGCGCATGGATTGAAGGACACCCGGAGACAGGCAATGGTGTTGTTATTCTCACCAATGGCAGTAACGGACACTTTGTGCATCAGGAAATTCGCAACGCCATAGCACAAACTCGAAAATGGCCAGTTCCCTCAGATGGCGGGTTTGAAGAGCCCGAATTAAAGAACTAA
- a CDS encoding DUF5062 family protein has product MKKVKNEKELLKKAVVVGETYAKKRGYNTFTNTTSADEKIEAIYRLLVNDKLIIPLAEDKENGLNMKHRLVMWIANQLPKDHPLLN; this is encoded by the coding sequence ATGAAGAAAGTTAAGAATGAAAAAGAACTGTTGAAAAAAGCCGTTGTAGTGGGGGAGACCTATGCCAAAAAGCGCGGTTACAACACTTTCACCAACACAACATCTGCAGATGAAAAAATTGAAGCCATTTACCGCTTATTAGTGAACGACAAACTCATCATCCCGCTTGCAGAAGACAAAGAGAACGGACTTAATATGAAACACCGTTTGGTGATGTGGATCGCCAATCAGTTACCCAAAGATCATCCTTTGCTGAATTAA
- a CDS encoding NYN domain-containing protein, giving the protein MTERIGIFVDVQNIYYTTRQVFHQHFDYNELWRLITTEKEVVVANAYAIASHQDKHKQFHNILRGIGFKVKLKPFITRADGSAKGDWDVGITIDVMETAKQCDRVFLLTGDGDFELLVRKLQEDFNVPVTVVSVAKLTANNLIECADRHIAIEQPLLIQKKKY; this is encoded by the coding sequence ATGACAGAACGGATCGGGATTTTTGTGGATGTGCAAAACATCTATTACACCACCAGGCAGGTTTTCCATCAGCACTTTGACTACAACGAACTGTGGCGTCTAATTACCACAGAAAAGGAAGTGGTGGTGGCTAATGCCTATGCGATAGCCAGTCATCAGGACAAACATAAACAGTTTCACAACATTCTCCGAGGAATTGGTTTTAAGGTTAAGCTCAAACCCTTTATTACGCGTGCTGACGGCTCGGCTAAAGGGGATTGGGATGTCGGTATCACCATTGATGTGATGGAAACGGCAAAGCAGTGTGACCGAGTTTTCCTGCTAACAGGGGATGGAGATTTTGAACTGTTAGTGAGAAAGCTTCAGGAAGACTTTAATGTTCCGGTTACGGTTGTCTCTGTAGCGAAACTGACTGCCAACAATCTTATCGAGTGTGCCGATAGGCATATTGCGATTGAACAGCCGCTATTGATACAAAAAAAGAAGTATTAG